The Actinomycetota bacterium genome includes a region encoding these proteins:
- a CDS encoding penicillin-binding protein produces MMRAWPVLPLIALAIVVSFVVVVLFTAIFFLSNYRAGPLPSPDELQLPEPSIVRDAAGDVIARLDPGAVRSNIELDQLPDHVWQAILAVEDRNFYEHEGYSTRGIVRAFWTNLIHGGIRQGGSTITQQYVDIAIREVPRTYRGKLRELAYARKLENRLPKDEILEYYLNAVPFGRGAIGIEAAARTYYGKAATELSVNEAATLAGMVAAPSRYDPGRHPETANERREITLRGMAEMGWLPDAEADQLIAEGLPELREEPLVEYGTNAYYLDAVQQALAEELGDEQDIYLGLDVTTELDVRLQELALTTLNAHLADVPYTGAVVSIDPTSGAVKAVVGGRDFRTEQFNIAIRGGNQAGSAFKPFGLAAWLDQGRSLEEVFRAPAQMVVNFDQFPPYDVSNFGDAGFGQQNVRQATLTSTNVVYAQIASEIGPEAVKEMAIAAGIDDTEDLVAVPSLILGTVDVTPLDMAQGYATFAAGGERHEPRFIRTVRDIESGQVVLDAERARPDRAMQAAVAHGVTDVLVNNIQEGTGTSAQLGRPAAGKTGTTDDFRDAWFVGYVPQLATAVWIGNADNTPMARVTGGSIPAETWGDYMREAVASLAVEQFPEPNWDTLVPRSPTPDRSPTPDRSPAPIDTFGGTAPGISPTPTSGPDLGPETDEETTPTGEPTFGTTQPTFGNTTPSSPQPEPDDSPTTRRPGPVETLTPILPG; encoded by the coding sequence ATGATGCGCGCCTGGCCGGTGCTGCCGCTGATCGCTTTGGCGATCGTCGTGTCCTTCGTGGTGGTGGTCTTGTTCACGGCGATCTTCTTCCTCAGCAACTACCGGGCGGGCCCGCTGCCCAGCCCCGACGAGCTCCAGCTACCCGAGCCCAGCATCGTCCGAGACGCCGCGGGTGACGTGATCGCCAGGCTGGACCCGGGCGCGGTCCGGTCGAACATCGAGTTGGATCAGCTGCCCGACCACGTCTGGCAGGCCATCCTGGCGGTCGAGGACCGCAACTTCTACGAGCACGAGGGGTACTCGACGCGAGGCATCGTCCGCGCCTTCTGGACCAACCTGATCCACGGCGGGATCCGCCAGGGCGGCTCGACCATCACGCAGCAGTACGTCGACATCGCCATCCGGGAGGTCCCGCGCACCTACCGGGGGAAGCTGCGCGAGCTCGCGTACGCCCGCAAGCTCGAGAACCGACTGCCCAAGGACGAGATCCTCGAGTACTACCTCAACGCGGTCCCGTTCGGGCGCGGGGCGATCGGGATCGAAGCGGCTGCCCGGACCTACTACGGGAAGGCCGCGACCGAGCTCAGCGTCAACGAGGCTGCGACGCTCGCCGGGATGGTGGCGGCCCCCTCCCGTTACGACCCCGGACGCCACCCCGAGACGGCCAACGAGCGGCGCGAGATCACGCTGCGGGGCATGGCGGAGATGGGATGGCTACCGGACGCGGAGGCCGACCAGCTGATCGCGGAGGGGCTCCCTGAGCTCCGCGAGGAGCCACTGGTCGAGTACGGGACGAACGCGTACTACCTCGACGCGGTGCAACAGGCCCTCGCCGAGGAGCTCGGCGACGAGCAGGACATCTACCTCGGCCTCGATGTGACCACCGAGCTCGACGTGCGGCTGCAGGAACTGGCGCTCACGACGTTGAACGCCCACCTGGCGGACGTTCCCTACACCGGGGCGGTCGTGTCCATCGACCCGACCAGCGGTGCGGTGAAAGCCGTGGTGGGGGGACGGGATTTTCGCACCGAGCAGTTCAACATCGCGATCCGGGGCGGCAACCAGGCCGGGTCGGCGTTCAAGCCGTTCGGTCTGGCGGCGTGGCTGGACCAGGGTCGGTCCCTCGAGGAGGTGTTCCGTGCCCCGGCGCAGATGGTGGTCAACTTCGACCAGTTCCCGCCGTACGACGTGTCGAACTTCGGTGACGCGGGGTTCGGTCAGCAGAACGTGCGCCAAGCCACGCTGACGTCCACCAACGTCGTGTACGCACAGATCGCGTCGGAGATCGGCCCCGAGGCCGTGAAGGAGATGGCGATCGCAGCGGGCATCGACGACACCGAGGACCTCGTCGCCGTCCCGTCGCTGATCCTGGGCACGGTCGACGTCACACCGCTGGACATGGCGCAGGGGTACGCGACGTTCGCGGCGGGCGGGGAGCGGCACGAGCCGCGGTTCATCAGGACCGTGCGCGACATCGAATCGGGGCAGGTCGTCCTCGATGCCGAGCGCGCTCGGCCGGACCGGGCGATGCAGGCCGCCGTGGCCCACGGGGTCACGGACGTGCTCGTCAACAACATCCAGGAAGGGACGGGGACGTCCGCACAGCTCGGACGGCCGGCAGCCGGCAAGACTGGCACCACCGACGACTTCCGCGACGCGTGGTTCGTTGGGTACGTCCCGCAACTTGCGACCGCGGTGTGGATCGGGAACGCCGACAACACACCGATGGCCCGGGTCACCGGGGGCTCCATCCCCGCCGAGACCTGGGGCGACTACATGCGCGAGGCGGTCGCGTCGCTCGCCGTGGAACAGTTCCCCGAGCCGAACTGGGACACGCTGGTCCCCCGGTCGCCGACGCCCGACCGGTCGCCGACGCCCGACCGGTCGCCTGCACCGATCGACACCTTTGGCGGGACGGCGCCGGGGATCAGCCCGACGCCGACCTCCGGTCCCGACCTTGGGCCCGAGACGGATGAGGAGACGACTCCGACGGGCGAGCCGACGTTCGGCACCACGCAGCCGACGTTCGGGAACACCACGCCGAGCTCGCCGCAGCCCGAACCGGACGACTCCCCGACGACGCGCCGTCCCGGACCGGTCGAGACGTTGACGCCGATCCTGCCCGGTTGA
- a CDS encoding 1-acyl-sn-glycerol-3-phosphate acyltransferase yields MHVERRVRDVLYDVVAGLFRLGFRLFRWSFDARGQEHIPATGPVIVASNHISYLDFSFVALCQRRRRIRYMVRSDVMHTPVVGAALRALRQIEIDPYGDARPGYRDALGALRAGDVVGIFPEGTISPSFVPMEGRAGAARLAAAAGAPIVPVAVWGSQRVLTKGRDPRPARGIPILVRYGEPLLVERRADSRQATDELMARIEQLLKQAQDDYPDQPAGPDDRWWLPAHLGGTAPTVEEAAAMIARQNEERRSQGSRD; encoded by the coding sequence GTGCACGTCGAGCGTCGGGTGAGGGACGTCCTCTACGACGTCGTCGCGGGCCTCTTCCGGCTCGGCTTCCGCCTGTTCAGGTGGTCGTTCGACGCTCGCGGCCAGGAGCACATCCCGGCGACCGGTCCGGTCATCGTGGCCAGCAACCACATCAGCTACCTCGACTTCTCGTTCGTGGCGCTGTGCCAGCGACGGCGGCGCATCCGGTACATGGTCCGCAGCGACGTCATGCACACGCCGGTGGTGGGCGCCGCCCTGCGGGCCCTGCGACAGATCGAGATCGATCCGTACGGCGACGCCAGGCCCGGGTACCGCGACGCGCTCGGGGCGTTGCGCGCCGGGGATGTCGTCGGGATCTTCCCCGAGGGCACGATCAGCCCGTCGTTCGTCCCGATGGAGGGACGGGCCGGCGCGGCTCGGCTCGCGGCCGCCGCCGGGGCGCCGATCGTCCCGGTGGCGGTGTGGGGCAGCCAGCGGGTCCTGACCAAGGGCCGCGACCCGCGACCCGCCCGCGGGATCCCGATCCTGGTCCGCTACGGGGAACCGCTGCTGGTCGAACGTCGCGCCGACAGCCGCCAGGCCACCGACGAGCTGATGGCCCGGATCGAGCAGCTGCTCAAGCAGGCCCAGGACGACTACCCCGACCAGCCCGCCGGTCCCGACGACCGCTGGTGGCTCCCCGCGCACCTGGGCGGGACCGCCCCCACCGTCGAGGAAGCGGCCGCCATGATCGCCCGACAGAACGAGGAGCGGCGCAGCCAGGGCTCCCGCGACTGA
- the larC gene encoding nickel pincer cofactor biosynthesis protein LarC: MWLGALVDAGAPLSTLQAAVDALDAGARLDAATVRVRGVAAVKVHVRLPAGAPTVRTWAEGRSLLDGADLPAAVRDPALSVFRRLAEAEAAAHGTDLDRVHLHELGSLDTVVDIVGACTGVHALGLQRLTSGPVAVGSGTVATDHGDLPVPAPAVIELLRGFTVFGGGSRELATPTGAALLATLTIGAPLPAVRLTGRGRGASDPDRADAGVLTVLVGDAEAGAAADPAVLIEATVDDLSPELVPVVLDGLRHAGAHDAWATPVLMKKGRPGYTLTALVDAADIPATQAVLFRESTTIGVRWFQINRRPLPRRWVTVQVEGHDVRVKVAEFDGQIVTTAAEFDDVRAVAEALDRPAREVQAHAAELARHVVASWDRSG; encoded by the coding sequence ATGTGGCTCGGGGCGCTGGTCGACGCCGGCGCGCCCCTGTCCACGCTGCAGGCCGCCGTCGACGCCCTCGATGCCGGCGCCCGGCTCGACGCCGCGACGGTCCGCGTCCGGGGGGTCGCTGCGGTCAAGGTCCACGTCCGGCTGCCGGCCGGGGCGCCGACCGTGCGCACCTGGGCAGAGGGCCGGTCGCTACTGGACGGCGCCGACCTGCCGGCGGCGGTGCGTGATCCGGCGCTGTCGGTCTTCCGTCGGCTCGCCGAGGCGGAAGCGGCCGCGCACGGCACCGACCTCGACCGGGTCCACCTGCACGAGCTCGGCAGCCTCGACACCGTCGTCGACATCGTCGGGGCCTGCACCGGCGTGCACGCCCTCGGTCTGCAGCGGCTCACCTCCGGGCCGGTCGCGGTGGGCTCGGGGACCGTTGCCACCGACCACGGGGACCTGCCTGTCCCAGCCCCCGCGGTGATCGAGCTGCTCCGCGGGTTCACGGTGTTCGGCGGAGGATCGCGCGAGCTGGCCACACCGACCGGGGCGGCGTTGCTCGCGACGTTGACGATCGGAGCGCCTCTCCCAGCCGTCCGCCTGACCGGCCGCGGGCGGGGCGCGAGCGATCCCGACCGCGCCGACGCCGGTGTGCTCACCGTCCTGGTCGGCGACGCAGAGGCGGGGGCGGCAGCTGACCCGGCGGTGCTGATCGAGGCCACGGTCGACGACCTCTCACCGGAGCTGGTCCCGGTGGTGCTCGACGGGCTCCGCCACGCCGGCGCGCACGATGCCTGGGCGACGCCCGTGCTGATGAAGAAAGGGCGCCCTGGCTACACGCTAACCGCGCTCGTCGACGCCGCGGACATCCCCGCCACCCAGGCCGTGCTGTTCCGCGAGAGCACCACCATCGGGGTTCGGTGGTTTCAGATCAACAGGCGACCGCTGCCGCGGCGCTGGGTGACCGTGCAGGTCGAAGGCCACGACGTCCGCGTCAAGGTGGCGGAGTTCGACGGCCAGATCGTCACGACCGCAGCGGAGTTCGACGACGTGCGCGCCGTCGCGGAGGCGCTGGACCGCCCCGCCCGCGAGGTGCAAGCCCACGCCGCCGAGCTGGCCCGCCACGTTGTCGCGTCCTGGGACCGCTCGGGTTGA
- the larB gene encoding nickel pincer cofactor biosynthesis protein LarB — MPSGTLQQLLGAVRSGQVSVAAAAAALRDLPFADLGDLKLDHHRELRTGDPEVVFGEGKTADQCARAVQQLLRAGDGPVLVTRVSDEQAAAVHEVAPAARHDEVGRVVVARRAAPAARVHGVVTVACAGTSDLPVARECATVLDAFGVDVAVVADVGVAGVHRLLAVRDQIDTADVAVVVAGMEGALPSLVAGLVAAPIVAVPTSVGYGASFDGLAALLGMLTACAPGIAVVNIDGGFAAAMVTLRMLRLAGRARHARKVSEVPTG; from the coding sequence GTGCCGTCAGGGACGTTGCAGCAACTGCTCGGTGCGGTCCGGTCGGGACAGGTCAGCGTCGCAGCCGCCGCGGCGGCTCTCCGCGACCTGCCGTTCGCGGACCTGGGGGATCTCAAGCTCGACCACCACCGTGAGCTGCGCACCGGTGACCCCGAGGTGGTCTTCGGGGAGGGCAAGACCGCCGACCAGTGCGCCCGCGCCGTGCAGCAGCTACTGCGGGCCGGAGACGGTCCCGTCCTGGTGACCCGGGTCAGCGACGAACAGGCCGCGGCCGTTCACGAGGTCGCCCCCGCGGCCCGCCACGACGAGGTGGGCCGGGTGGTGGTTGCCCGCCGCGCCGCGCCGGCCGCACGCGTGCACGGCGTGGTCACAGTCGCCTGCGCCGGGACCAGCGACCTGCCGGTCGCCCGGGAGTGCGCCACGGTCCTCGACGCGTTCGGCGTCGACGTCGCCGTCGTCGCCGACGTGGGTGTCGCCGGCGTCCACCGGCTCCTGGCGGTGCGCGACCAGATCGACACGGCCGACGTCGCGGTGGTGGTGGCCGGCATGGAGGGTGCGTTGCCGTCGCTGGTGGCCGGACTGGTCGCCGCCCCGATCGTCGCGGTCCCGACCAGTGTGGGGTACGGAGCGTCGTTCGACGGTCTCGCGGCGCTGCTGGGCATGCTGACCGCCTGCGCCCCCGGGATCGCCGTGGTGAACATCGACGGCGGCTTCGCCGCCGCCATGGTGACCCTGCGGATGCTGCGACTGGCGGGACGGGCCCGACACGCGCGGAAGGTGAGTGAGGTGCCGACCGGGTGA
- the larE gene encoding ATP-dependent sacrificial sulfur transferase LarE — translation MYDDERLDRLHAIVEELGSVVVALSGGVDSSLLAHACHAVLDDRALAVVAWSPSLPRRELDIAGRVAEHIGIACEVIDTAEVDDPRYAANPRNRCYFCKDELFSHLDRVAAERGLAWVAYGENLDDDGDHRPGRAAAVRHGVRAPLREAELTKADVRDLARALDLPVWDKPAFACLASRFPHGTEITPAALRQVEEAEDALWRLGVRQLRVRYHGDLARIEVDPADLERVVAQADAVVVALRRAGFVHVTLDLAGYRRGGSGATPGEGLLPLVD, via the coding sequence GTGTACGACGATGAGCGCCTCGATCGGCTCCACGCGATCGTGGAGGAACTCGGCAGCGTGGTCGTCGCCTTGTCGGGCGGGGTCGACTCCAGCCTGTTGGCGCACGCCTGTCACGCTGTCCTCGACGATCGGGCACTGGCGGTGGTGGCGTGGTCACCGTCGCTTCCGCGCCGCGAACTGGACATCGCCGGCCGGGTGGCCGAACACATCGGGATCGCCTGCGAGGTGATCGACACGGCGGAGGTCGACGATCCCCGTTACGCCGCGAACCCGCGCAACCGCTGCTACTTCTGCAAGGACGAGCTGTTCTCGCACCTCGACCGCGTGGCCGCCGAACGCGGCCTCGCGTGGGTGGCGTACGGGGAGAACCTCGACGACGACGGCGACCACCGTCCCGGCCGCGCTGCCGCCGTCCGCCACGGGGTCCGCGCCCCGCTGCGCGAGGCGGAACTGACCAAAGCCGACGTCCGCGATCTGGCCCGCGCCCTCGACCTTCCGGTGTGGGACAAGCCGGCGTTCGCGTGCCTGGCGTCACGCTTCCCGCACGGCACGGAGATCACCCCGGCAGCACTGCGGCAGGTGGAGGAGGCCGAGGACGCACTGTGGAGGTTGGGTGTCCGCCAGCTCCGGGTCCGGTACCACGGCGACCTGGCCCGCATCGAGGTGGACCCGGCCGACCTCGAGCGGGTGGTCGCGCAGGCCGACGCGGTCGTGGTGGCGTTGCGCCGGGCCGGCTTCGTGCACGTAACGTTGGACCTGGCCGGTTACCGGCGGGGCGGGTCGGGCGCCACCCCCGGGGAGGGGCTCCTGCCCCTGGTGGATTGA
- a CDS encoding 1-acyl-sn-glycerol-3-phosphate acyltransferase, which translates to MSLVGQIRDIARGWRWTRRPLVPGSAAPHVDEREDDEFPTAWARTPSAQIARDALQRFGLKPLVWSQVTPSVRGLDNLDSLTGPVVFASNHSSHLDAPLVLSSLPPAWRRRTAVNAASDYFFTVWWRGTATTLLFNAFPIDRESGRLSELPGQLLNDGWNLLLFPEGGRSDDGWVQGFLRGAGFLCLRHGVPAVPVAIRGAFAAMPPGRGWPRPGRLPVTVHYGPPVKPRDGERSGDFAQRLENAVARLLDEDETSWWASLRRATEDRTPSARAPDVARWRRVWESSRPLPPPGDGRRAWRR; encoded by the coding sequence ATGTCGCTGGTCGGCCAGATCCGCGACATCGCCCGGGGTTGGCGGTGGACCCGCCGGCCTCTGGTGCCCGGCTCCGCCGCCCCCCACGTCGACGAGCGTGAGGACGACGAGTTCCCCACCGCCTGGGCGCGGACGCCATCGGCCCAGATCGCACGCGACGCCCTACAGCGGTTCGGTTTGAAGCCCCTGGTGTGGTCCCAGGTCACCCCCTCGGTCCGCGGGCTCGACAACCTCGACAGCCTCACCGGGCCGGTCGTGTTCGCCAGCAACCACTCCAGCCACCTCGACGCGCCGCTGGTGCTGAGTTCACTCCCGCCCGCGTGGCGGCGGCGAACTGCGGTCAACGCCGCCTCGGACTACTTCTTCACCGTGTGGTGGCGGGGGACCGCCACGACGTTGCTGTTCAACGCCTTCCCGATCGATCGCGAAAGCGGTCGGCTGTCGGAACTGCCCGGTCAGCTGCTCAACGACGGGTGGAACCTGCTGCTGTTCCCCGAGGGCGGCCGCTCGGACGACGGGTGGGTGCAGGGGTTCCTGCGTGGTGCGGGTTTCCTGTGCCTGCGCCACGGGGTCCCGGCGGTGCCCGTGGCGATCCGCGGCGCGTTCGCCGCGATGCCACCGGGCCGGGGCTGGCCGCGCCCGGGGCGGCTGCCGGTCACGGTGCACTACGGCCCTCCCGTGAAGCCCCGCGACGGGGAGCGCAGCGGCGACTTCGCACAGCGGCTGGAGAACGCGGTCGCGCGCCTGCTCGACGAGGACGAGACCAGCTGGTGGGCGTCGCTGCGCCGGGCCACCGAGGATCGGACCCCGTCGGCCCGTGCGCCCGACGTGGCTCGGTGGCGCAGGGTCTGGGAGTCGTCACGACCGCTCCCCCCACCAGGCGACGGGCGGCGCGCCTGGCGACGCTGA
- a CDS encoding nickel-dependent lactate racemase — MLEVDERTPPLLVHEGLDFRLERFPLGTRVVYPPDSLPGIDDVDSAVREALLHPRDSEPLPELLRPGMRLTIAFDDISLPLPPMQTPDIRQRVIEAVLELAVQAGVDDVMLIVANSLHRRMTPAEIHRVVGERVFRSFWPDRLVNHDAEDPDNLLHVGETDRGEDVEINRRAAESDLLVYVNINLVAMDGGHKSVPVGLASYRSLRPHHNVHTMVRSTSFMDPSHSALHESATRMGRLLADHLKVFTVETTLNNDTFPEPYGFLNKREWEWSLKDQATMFAVRQGLSVLPRRARRPIFHRTIAPYGVTGVNAGETEAVHERTLASVHRQQLVEVDGQSDVLVVGLPYICPYNVNSIMNPILAMCLGLGYFFNSYRGKPLVRPGGAMICYHPVPRDFHQVHHPSYVDFFEEVLAESTDPATIEAKYEEQYATDPWYIHLYRTSYAYHGVHPFYMWYWGAHALDHLSDVIFIGGDRGSVARMGFRSASTLDDALEMLSDTVGPSPTLTYLHTPPLTLAEVR; from the coding sequence GTGCTGGAGGTCGACGAGCGCACGCCGCCACTCCTGGTTCACGAAGGACTGGACTTCCGCCTGGAGCGGTTCCCGCTCGGGACACGGGTGGTGTACCCGCCCGACTCACTGCCGGGCATCGACGACGTCGACTCGGCCGTCCGTGAGGCGCTCCTGCACCCACGCGACAGCGAACCCCTCCCCGAACTGCTCCGCCCGGGCATGCGGCTGACGATCGCGTTCGACGACATCTCCCTGCCCCTGCCTCCGATGCAGACGCCCGACATCCGCCAACGGGTGATCGAGGCCGTCCTCGAGCTCGCCGTGCAAGCCGGGGTGGACGACGTGATGCTGATCGTCGCGAACTCACTCCACCGGCGCATGACCCCTGCCGAGATCCACCGGGTGGTCGGCGAGCGGGTCTTCCGTTCGTTCTGGCCCGACCGGCTCGTCAACCACGACGCCGAAGATCCCGACAACCTGCTGCACGTGGGGGAGACCGACCGAGGCGAGGACGTCGAGATCAACCGGCGCGCGGCCGAGTCCGACCTGCTGGTGTACGTCAACATCAACCTCGTCGCGATGGACGGCGGGCACAAGTCCGTCCCCGTCGGGTTGGCGTCCTACCGCAGCCTGCGACCCCACCACAACGTCCACACCATGGTGCGCTCCACCAGTTTCATGGACCCGTCGCACTCGGCGCTGCACGAGTCAGCCACGCGCATGGGTCGGCTGCTGGCCGACCACCTGAAGGTCTTCACGGTCGAGACGACGCTCAACAACGACACGTTCCCGGAGCCGTACGGGTTCCTCAACAAGCGCGAGTGGGAATGGTCGCTGAAGGACCAGGCCACGATGTTCGCGGTCCGCCAGGGCCTGTCGGTGCTGCCCCGCCGAGCCCGGCGACCGATCTTCCACCGCACGATCGCCCCGTACGGGGTGACCGGGGTCAACGCGGGCGAGACCGAGGCCGTCCACGAGCGCACGCTGGCGAGCGTGCACCGCCAGCAACTGGTCGAGGTAGACGGCCAGTCGGACGTGCTGGTGGTGGGGTTGCCCTACATCTGCCCGTACAACGTCAACTCGATCATGAACCCGATCCTGGCGATGTGCTTGGGGCTGGGGTACTTCTTCAACAGCTACCGCGGCAAGCCGCTGGTGCGCCCCGGCGGGGCGATGATCTGCTACCACCCGGTGCCGCGGGACTTCCACCAGGTCCACCACCCCAGCTACGTCGACTTCTTCGAAGAGGTCCTGGCCGAGTCGACCGACCCGGCGACGATCGAGGCGAAGTACGAGGAGCAGTACGCGACCGACCCGTGGTACATCCACCTGTACCGCACGTCGTACGCCTACCACGGCGTGCATCCGTTCTACATGTGGTACTGGGGAGCGCACGCTCTCGACCACTTGAGCGACGTGATCTTCATCGGCGGTGACCGCGGATCGGTGGCGCGGATGGGGTTCCGCAGCGCCTCGACCCTCGACGACGCGCTGGAGATGCTCAGCGACACGGTGGGTCCCAGCCCCACGCTGACCTACCTCCACACACCACCGCTGACACTCGCCGAGGTGCGCTGA
- a CDS encoding zinc-binding dehydrogenase: MKALELYRSVPRYVASRVVGRRVPGAIAGPLAPLRLVDRNAPRPDRPGWGRVRPRLSGICGSDLATIAGRSSLYFSPLISLPFVPGHEVVGELLDEVEDIPAGTRVVLDPLLNCDARGVRACAACAAGERNRCARITVGHLSPGLQTGFCADTGGGWSHEFVAHRSQLYPVPDGLPDERAVLVEPLACAAHVALRAGVTSTQRVLVVGAGSVGLLTLLALKELTAAAEIIVVAKHRRQAELARAFGATEVVAPARSMNAVRRATRALRLDPERGRSFLLGGVDVAIDCVGSASSLDTALRTTRAGGRVVLAGMPAAGTDLAPAWFRELEVVGAYASSTEQVNGQQMATFELALQMAGDAPLDGLVASPYPLPRWRQAIDHALDAGRLGTVKVVFDVTQ; the protein is encoded by the coding sequence GTGAAGGCGCTGGAGCTGTACCGCTCGGTCCCCCGCTACGTGGCGTCGCGGGTGGTGGGGCGTCGCGTCCCCGGCGCGATCGCCGGGCCCCTGGCACCGCTGCGACTGGTCGACCGCAACGCGCCCCGTCCCGACCGGCCGGGCTGGGGGCGGGTCCGCCCGCGGCTGTCGGGCATCTGCGGGTCGGACCTGGCAACCATCGCCGGGCGCAGTTCGCTGTACTTCTCACCGCTGATCTCGCTGCCGTTCGTCCCCGGTCACGAGGTGGTCGGTGAGCTGCTCGACGAGGTCGAGGACATCCCTGCCGGCACGCGAGTGGTGCTGGATCCACTGCTGAACTGCGACGCCCGCGGTGTGCGCGCCTGCGCGGCCTGCGCGGCCGGGGAACGCAACCGCTGCGCACGGATCACGGTTGGGCACCTGTCCCCGGGCCTGCAGACCGGCTTCTGCGCGGACACAGGCGGTGGTTGGAGCCACGAGTTCGTCGCCCACCGCTCGCAGCTGTACCCGGTCCCCGACGGCCTACCCGACGAGCGGGCCGTGCTGGTCGAGCCGCTGGCCTGTGCGGCACACGTCGCGCTCCGCGCCGGCGTGACGTCCACACAGCGGGTGCTGGTCGTCGGCGCCGGCTCGGTCGGGCTCCTCACCCTCCTGGCGCTGAAGGAGCTCACCGCAGCCGCAGAGATCATCGTCGTCGCCAAGCACCGCCGCCAGGCCGAGCTCGCCCGCGCGTTCGGGGCGACCGAGGTCGTTGCCCCGGCTCGGTCGATGAACGCCGTCCGGCGCGCCACACGCGCGCTGCGGCTGGATCCCGAGCGTGGCCGATCCTTCCTGCTCGGGGGCGTCGACGTGGCGATCGACTGCGTCGGGTCGGCCAGCTCGCTGGACACGGCGCTGCGCACCACGCGCGCCGGTGGACGGGTCGTCCTGGCCGGCATGCCCGCGGCCGGGACCGACCTCGCCCCCGCCTGGTTCCGGGAGCTGGAGGTGGTGGGTGCGTACGCCAGCTCCACCGAGCAGGTCAACGGCCAGCAGATGGCGACGTTCGAACTTGCGCTGCAGATGGCCGGCGACGCCCCGCTGGATGGGCTGGTCGCCTCGCCGTACCCGTTGCCACGCTGGCGCCAGGCCATCGATCACGCGCTGGATGCGGGACGGCTGGGCACGGTGAAGGTCGTCTTCGACGTCACCCAGTGA